The Microbacterium sp. LKL04 sequence CTCGAGGTCGCGTGGGACGACCCGCGCGCCAAGCTGCTCCGCGACGAGCTGGATGCCGACCTCGGCGCTCGCTACGACGGGTTCCACGGCGACGAACCGGTCGAACGCCGGACCGCACGATCTCGCGCTCTCGCGATGCATCCCGACGAGATCGTCGCGACCCTCATCGCGGTGGATGCCGACGGCACTCCCACCGGCCACGTCATCCTCCGTCGCCTCAGAGACGAGTGGGAGATCAAGCGCCTCGTCGTGACCGCCGCGGCCCGGGGCCGCGGCATCGCGCGTGCCCTCATGAGCGCCGCCCTGGACCGTGCCCGCACGGGCGGCGCCGGTCGCGTCATCCTGCAGACCGGCATCCCGCAGCCCGAATCGGTCGCCCTGTACGAGTCGCTGGGGTTCACCCGCATCCCCGTCTACGAGCCGTACGCCGAGACGATGCCGCGCTCGATCTGCTTCGCCTACGCCTTCTGATTCACTCCCGCGCGGTCAGGACGGGCCGAGGATGAAGTTCCAGGTCCCCGCGAGGACAGCGGCGACGATCGCGACCCCCGCGATGCCTGCACCGATCCCGACAAGCACCCACTCGCGAGCGCCGAAGGTCGACGTGCGCGCCCACGTGCGGCGCCCGGGCGCGCCGAATCCGCGGGCCTCCATGGCCGTCGCGAGCTTCGAGCCCCGTCGGATCGACAGCACCAGGAGGGCGAAGGCCATCCCCGCGAACCGCCTCAGCCGGCCTCGATCAGCGACCCCGCGCGCCCGACGGGCGAGCTCCAGCGAACGCCAGTCATCGACGA is a genomic window containing:
- a CDS encoding GNAT family N-acetyltransferase translates to MSERTSTGFRLLEVAWDDPRAKLLRDELDADLGARYDGFHGDEPVERRTARSRALAMHPDEIVATLIAVDADGTPTGHVILRRLRDEWEIKRLVVTAAARGRGIARALMSAALDRARTGGAGRVILQTGIPQPESVALYESLGFTRIPVYEPYAETMPRSICFAYAF